Sequence from the Procambarus clarkii isolate CNS0578487 chromosome 2, FALCON_Pclarkii_2.0, whole genome shotgun sequence genome:
tgacccgtgtgctgccctgggtgacctgacctgtaatgacccgtgtgctgccctgagtgacctgacctgtaatgacccgtgtgctgccctgagtgacctgacctgtaatgacccgggtgctgccctgagtgacctgacctgtaatcacccgtgtgctgccctgagtgacctgacctgtaatgaccggtgtgctgccctgagtgacctgacctgtaatgacccgtgtgctgccctgggtgacctgacctgtaatgacccgtgtgctgccctgagtgacctgacctgtaatgaccggtgtgctgccctgagtgacctgacctgtaatgacccgggtgctgccctgggtgacctgacctgtaatgacccgtgtgctgccctgagtgacctgacctgtaatgaccggtgtgctgccctgagtgacctgacctgtaatgacccgtgtgctgccctgggtgacctgacctgtaatgacccgggtgctgccctgagtgacctgacctgtaatgacccgtgtgctgccctgagtgacctgacctgtaatgacccgtgtgctgccctgggtgacctgacctgtaatgacccgggtgctgccctgagtgacctgacctgtaatcacccgtgtgctgccctgagtgacctgacctgtaatgacccgcgtgctgccctgagtgacctgacctgtaatgaccggtgtgctgccctgagtgacctgacctgtagtgacccgtgtgctgcccttggtgacctgacctgtaatgacccgtgtgctgcccttggtgacctgacctgtaatgacccGGGTGCTGTCCTgagtgacctgacctgtaatgacccgggtgctgccctgagtgacctgacctgtaatgTCCCGTGTGCTGCCCTtggtgacctgacctgtaatgacccgggtgctgccctgagtgacctgacctgtaatgacccgtgtgctgcccttggtgacctgacctgtaatgacccgggtgctgccctgagtgacctgacctgtaatgaccggtgtgctgccctgagtgacctgacctgtaatgacccgggtgctgccctgagtgacctgacctgtaatgacccgggtgctgccctgagtgacctgacctgtaatgacccgtgtgctgccctgagtgacctgacctgtaatgaccggtgtgctgccctgggtgacctgacctgtaatgaccggtgtgctgccctgggtgacctgacctgtaatgaccggtgtgctgccctgggtgacctgacctgtaatgaccggtgtgctgccctgagtgacctgacctgtaatgacccgtgtgctgccctgagtgacctgacctgtaatgacccgtgtgctgccctgggtgacctgacctgtaatgaccggtgtgctgccctgagtgacctgacctgtaatgacccgtgtgctgccctgggtgacctgacctgtaatgacccgtgtgctgccctgagtgacctgacctgtaatgacccgcgtgctgccctgagtgacctgacctgtaatgacccgtgtgctgccctgagtgacctgacctgtaatgacccgtgtgctgccctgagtgatctgacctgtaatgacccgtgtgctgccctgagtgacctgacctgtaatgacccgtgtgctgccctgagtgacctgacctgtaatCACCCGTGTGCTGCCCTGGGTGACCAAACCTGTAATCACCCGTGTGCTGccctgggtgacctgacctgtaatgaccggtgtgctgccctgggtgacctgacctgtaatgacccgtgtgctgccctgagtgacctgacctgtaatCACCCGTGTGCTGCCCTGGGTGACCAAACCTGTAATCACCCGTGTGCTGCCCTGGGTGACCAAACCTGTAATCACCCGTGTGCTGccctgggtgacctgacctgtaatcATCCGTGTGCTGCCCTGGGTGACCAAACCTGTAATCATCCGTGTGCTGCCCTGGGTGACCAAACCTGTAATCATCCGTGTGCTGCCCTGGGTGACCAAACCTGTAATCACCCGTGTGCTGCCCTGGGTGACCAAACCTGTAATCACCCGTGTGCTGCCCTGGGTGACCAAACCTGTAATCACCCGTGTGCTGccctgggtgacctgacctgtaatcATCCGTGTGCTGCCCTGGGTGACCAAACCTGTAATCATCCGTGTGCTGCCCTGGGTGACCAAACCTGTAATCATCCGTGTGCTGCCCTGGGTGACCAAACCTGTAATCACCCGTGTGCTGCCCTGGGTGACCAAACCTGTAATCACCCGTGTGCTGCCCTGGGTGACCAAACCTGTAATCACCCGTGTGCTGCCCTGGGTGACCAAACCTGTAATGACCCGTGTGCTGCCCTGGGTGACCAAACCTGTAATCACCCGTGTGCTGccctgggtgacctgacctgtaatgTCCCGCGTGCTGccctgggtgacctgacctgtaatcatccgtgtgctgccctgggtgacctgacctgtaatcATCCGTGTGCTGCCCTGGGTGGGACGCTTCACCAAGTAGCTACCTAGATGACTGCTTGCCTGGAGCTTGCGTCCAACATGGAAATGCTGCACTAtctttttgtatattttctgTTCCAACAACGGCCGTCGGAACATGACAATGGTGCTCGCAACATGTTTTCTCATTAAAGATCAAACAAGCCAAGGCTTCGCTCAGTAATGCGGGAGAGAGCCTTCGTGCACTTGCCCTGTGCACTGTGCACAGAGGTCACATACAGAAACTCTGCAACTTGCAGTCAGCGGCGGGAAACTCACTCTCTCACAGTAACACATAATGTCATGGATCATGCTACAGAGAATGGCTGTCTTATCACTGCTTTATCACTGTTGATCTACTGGAATAGACTTTTAAGTATAACCAGGCTGTGGCTGCTTATTAGGACGTACAGGTCATAATTAAACTTGTAATTGAATttaatgaaatattatatttGTACACTTTTATATTAGCTGCCATTGCAACTCTATAACACGTGAATCAGAGAACGTCAAGATATGTTGTTGCATTACCATATAAAACTTTTATTATGAATCTACATCTACTAGAACAATGAACTCTATGAACTCAGTCTATTTTTATACTAGTTCCATCTATGCCTCTCCCT
This genomic interval carries:
- the LOC123751576 gene encoding NFX1-type zinc finger-containing protein 1 homolog → MARQTDRQYNMDSDLTCNDPCAALSDLTCNDPCAALGDLTCNDPCAALSDLTCNDRDLTCNDPCAALSDLTCNHPCAALGDQTCNHPCAALGDLTCNDRCAALGDLTCNDPCAALSDLTCNHPCAALGDQTCNHPCAALGDQTCNHPCAALGDLTCNHPCAALGDQTCNHPCAALGDQTCNHPCAALGDQTCNHPCAALGDQTCNHPCAALGDQTCNHPCAALGDLTCNHPCAALGDQTCNHPCAALGDQTCNHPCAALGDQTCNHPCAALGDQTCNHPCAALGDQTCNHPCAALGDQTCNDPCAALGDQTCNHPCAALGDLTCNVPRAALGDLTCNHPCAALGDLTCNHPCAALGGTLHQVAT